In a single window of the Gracilimonas sp. genome:
- a CDS encoding serine/threonine-protein kinase, translating into MDNYNWQTVETIIDEVLELPIDKREAYLLKRCKGNEDLHNEVKLLLASITESEGWLEHPEKYKEGLFDQASQDLSSLSTDHSVIGTKIGSYIITEKIGEGGMGSVFRAERADEDFTHEVALKIIQKHRATDENIQRFKKEQQILANLKHPGIAQLYDGGVTDEGFPFIIMEYIDGEPITEYCQQQNCSIEQKIELFKKVLDAVQYAHENLTIHRDLKPDNILIDQQGNVKILDFGISKLLDDDDFSITKTGTQILTLRYASPEQIINGNITTASDFYSLGVILYKLLTGQEPFDLDDLTRYQVEQIIVEKEPELPSSVAGKDTREKLKGDLDAIIMKSIRKEPESRYRTASDFLNDLNNYNEGLPVSARDDSFRYRSGKFMRRHRQGITIAAGILIGISALIGFYTWRITQERNQAQLEAQKAEEVAGFLTDLFSQSNPYFEESESGLDQTLGSILRYGSDKIDDELINQPEIQAEMKSVIGDVYNSLGEFAKAETLLTDALELQKQISSGPDFAQAEAMRNLAFLYQEQGRFSEAESLLIESIGYFEQTEEGLENQPAISALNHLGNLMWFNKGDYDTADSMLTKALNLRYTIHGQENHAHVAKNLNDLATLFHAQGLYNQARPYYRQSVEMYQEVLGDHPNTAIIMSNYSALLRESGQLEEAEKQQLASLAMHRNLTDENSIDVALGIGSLGHIKLEQEQYKKADSLLNIAFQKLTKLYGDQHPYVSRTRLNLGRIDLRTGNYDQAVEILNQVNEEYKQIYPPSHPRTSDPLFALGLAYLETGQLKKAEEMLKKAHEIRLSGYPSDSWRVAQTKSAYGFSLSQQDKFEQSDSLLVDGYRELGSSIGLDYPFTETVKEWLEIHYTSWEKPERLELIEKTVTENNL; encoded by the coding sequence ATGGACAATTATAACTGGCAAACAGTTGAAACGATTATAGATGAGGTTTTAGAACTACCTATCGACAAGAGAGAAGCATATCTGCTGAAAAGATGTAAGGGCAATGAAGATCTGCATAATGAAGTAAAATTACTGCTTGCTTCCATTACTGAATCTGAAGGATGGCTTGAACATCCTGAAAAATACAAAGAAGGATTATTTGACCAGGCATCCCAAGACCTGTCTTCCCTTTCCACAGACCATTCTGTAATTGGAACCAAAATCGGCTCATATATCATTACGGAGAAAATCGGCGAGGGAGGAATGGGCTCAGTATTTCGGGCCGAGCGTGCTGATGAGGACTTTACTCATGAAGTAGCGCTGAAAATCATTCAGAAACACCGTGCTACTGATGAAAACATCCAACGATTCAAGAAAGAACAGCAGATCCTTGCAAATCTAAAGCATCCCGGAATTGCTCAGCTTTACGATGGCGGCGTTACGGATGAGGGCTTTCCGTTTATTATAATGGAATATATTGATGGTGAGCCAATCACCGAATATTGCCAGCAACAAAACTGTTCCATAGAACAAAAAATTGAGCTGTTCAAAAAAGTACTGGACGCCGTTCAATATGCACATGAAAACCTTACCATCCATCGCGACCTGAAACCGGATAACATTCTTATTGATCAGCAAGGAAATGTAAAAATCCTCGATTTTGGTATTTCTAAACTTCTTGATGATGACGACTTCAGCATTACCAAAACCGGGACACAGATTTTAACACTGAGATATGCCTCTCCTGAACAGATTATAAACGGAAACATCACCACGGCTTCTGATTTCTACTCTCTGGGTGTGATTCTCTATAAACTTCTTACCGGGCAGGAGCCTTTTGATCTGGACGACCTGACCAGATACCAGGTTGAACAAATCATTGTAGAAAAAGAACCTGAACTGCCAAGTTCGGTTGCAGGAAAGGATACCAGAGAAAAGCTGAAAGGTGATCTCGATGCGATTATCATGAAATCAATTCGCAAAGAGCCGGAATCACGCTACCGTACCGCCAGTGATTTCCTCAACGACCTAAACAATTATAATGAAGGATTACCGGTTTCAGCACGTGACGACTCATTCCGCTACCGTTCAGGGAAATTCATGCGCCGGCATCGTCAGGGTATCACTATTGCCGCTGGTATCCTGATTGGGATTTCAGCTTTAATTGGATTTTATACCTGGAGGATTACCCAGGAACGAAATCAAGCACAGCTTGAAGCTCAAAAAGCTGAGGAAGTGGCTGGATTTCTTACCGACCTTTTCAGTCAATCAAACCCCTATTTTGAAGAGTCTGAAAGTGGTCTGGATCAGACACTGGGTTCCATACTTAGGTATGGTTCCGACAAGATTGATGATGAACTTATAAATCAACCCGAGATTCAGGCTGAAATGAAAAGTGTGATCGGCGATGTATATAACAGTCTTGGTGAATTTGCGAAGGCCGAAACACTACTTACAGACGCTCTTGAGTTACAAAAACAAATCAGCTCAGGCCCTGATTTTGCACAAGCTGAAGCCATGAGAAACCTGGCCTTTCTCTACCAGGAACAAGGCAGATTCTCTGAAGCAGAGTCTTTACTCATTGAAAGCATTGGCTACTTTGAACAAACGGAAGAAGGTCTTGAAAATCAGCCTGCTATTTCTGCTCTAAATCACTTAGGAAACCTGATGTGGTTTAATAAGGGGGATTATGATACGGCAGATTCAATGCTCACTAAAGCACTAAATTTGCGGTACACAATTCATGGACAGGAGAATCATGCACATGTAGCCAAAAACCTCAATGATCTGGCTACTCTTTTTCATGCTCAGGGTTTGTATAACCAGGCAAGGCCTTATTACAGACAGTCGGTTGAAATGTATCAGGAGGTCTTGGGAGATCATCCAAATACCGCCATCATTATGAGTAACTATTCGGCTCTGCTCAGGGAAAGTGGCCAACTCGAGGAAGCCGAGAAACAACAGCTTGCTTCCCTTGCCATGCATCGTAATCTTACAGATGAAAATAGTATTGACGTGGCCCTTGGTATTGGAAGTTTAGGCCATATTAAATTGGAACAGGAACAGTATAAAAAAGCAGACTCTTTACTAAATATTGCCTTCCAAAAACTAACCAAACTCTATGGAGATCAACACCCTTATGTTTCCCGTACGAGGCTAAATCTGGGGAGAATAGACCTGCGGACTGGAAACTATGATCAGGCAGTGGAAATACTCAATCAGGTAAACGAAGAGTATAAACAAATTTATCCTCCCAGCCATCCACGAACCTCAGATCCTCTTTTTGCATTAGGACTTGCCTACCTGGAAACCGGTCAACTTAAAAAAGCAGAAGAAATGCTGAAGAAAGCCCATGAAATTCGCCTCAGCGGTTACCCTTCTGATAGCTGGAGAGTGGCTCAGACAAAAAGTGCCTATGGATTTAGTTTATCTCAACAAGATAAGTTTGAACAATCCGATTCGCTGTTAGTTGATGGGTATCGCGAGCTTGGCAGTTCAATTGGATTGGATTATCCTTTTACAGAAACTGTAAAAGAGTGGCTTGAAATACACTATACCAGCTGGGAAAAACCAGAACGTTTAGAGCTAATTGAAAAAACAGTAACTGAGAATAATCTCTGA
- a CDS encoding phosphoenolpyruvate carboxykinase: protein MTQPNSIKSLDYIGLGDNENVFWNLSPSELYEQAILRNEAVLTKDYALRVLTGKFTGRSPKDKFIVDQPSIHDDIDWGDVNQPISEDVFDNLYEKVVNYLQNKDLFVKDLFCGADENNRLNVRVVSEAAYHGLFAHNMFIRPTAEELENHEPEFTVLAAPHLKADPEKDGTRTSTFILCNFDKKIILIGGTLYSGEVKKGIFSVMNYLLPKKGVMAMHCSANHDENGKTAVFFGLSGTGKTTLSADPDKTLIGDDEHGWSDEGTFNFEGGCYAKTINLSKENEPLIHATTKMPGTILENVVLDENREPDFSDVSLTQNTRCSYPLEFIPNASNTGKGGHPENIIFLTCDAFGVLPPISKLTPDQAMYHFISGYTAKVAGTERGVTEPQATFSACFGAPFMPLHPTVYAELLAEKIRKHDANVWLVNTGWTGGEYGEGHRMKLPHTRKMLSEAIAGNLEKAEYQNDPVFGFQIPTSVNGVPSEVLIPRNTWKDKEAYDKKAKILAEMFIHNFEQFKDEASEELLAAAPKAG, encoded by the coding sequence ATGACCCAGCCAAATTCTATAAAAAGCCTGGATTATATTGGTTTGGGTGATAATGAAAATGTGTTTTGGAACCTCTCACCTTCTGAACTCTATGAACAAGCTATCCTTCGTAATGAAGCTGTTCTAACCAAAGATTATGCATTGCGTGTTCTCACGGGTAAGTTCACAGGTCGCTCTCCCAAAGATAAATTTATTGTAGATCAGCCTTCTATCCACGATGATATTGACTGGGGAGATGTGAACCAGCCTATTTCGGAAGATGTTTTTGACAACTTGTACGAAAAAGTTGTGAACTACCTGCAAAACAAGGACCTGTTTGTGAAAGACTTGTTTTGTGGAGCGGATGAAAATAACAGACTTAATGTTCGTGTTGTTAGTGAAGCGGCTTATCATGGCCTTTTTGCTCACAACATGTTTATTCGTCCTACCGCTGAAGAGCTGGAGAATCACGAGCCGGAATTTACCGTTTTAGCTGCTCCCCACCTAAAAGCAGATCCGGAGAAAGACGGAACCCGAACCAGTACTTTTATCCTGTGTAACTTTGATAAAAAGATCATTCTTATTGGTGGTACTCTTTACTCTGGGGAAGTGAAAAAAGGAATTTTCTCCGTAATGAATTACCTGCTTCCTAAAAAAGGCGTGATGGCCATGCATTGCTCTGCAAACCATGACGAAAATGGAAAGACGGCTGTATTTTTTGGCCTGTCCGGAACAGGTAAAACCACCCTTTCTGCGGATCCTGATAAAACACTTATTGGAGACGATGAACACGGCTGGAGTGATGAAGGTACTTTTAATTTTGAAGGTGGCTGTTACGCAAAGACTATTAATCTCTCTAAAGAGAACGAACCGCTGATTCACGCCACAACAAAAATGCCGGGTACCATTCTGGAAAATGTGGTACTGGATGAGAACCGTGAGCCTGATTTCTCCGATGTCAGCCTGACTCAAAATACCCGCTGTTCTTATCCGCTGGAGTTTATACCAAATGCTAGTAATACCGGGAAAGGCGGACATCCTGAAAACATCATCTTTTTAACATGTGATGCTTTTGGCGTACTCCCTCCCATTTCAAAACTAACTCCCGACCAGGCTATGTATCACTTTATCAGTGGTTATACAGCCAAAGTTGCTGGAACAGAACGAGGTGTAACAGAACCACAAGCCACTTTTTCAGCTTGCTTTGGAGCTCCTTTCATGCCTTTGCACCCAACGGTATATGCAGAATTACTGGCAGAGAAAATCCGTAAGCATGATGCCAATGTATGGTTAGTTAACACGGGATGGACAGGTGGTGAGTATGGTGAAGGTCACCGAATGAAGCTGCCTCATACCCGTAAAATGCTAAGCGAAGCCATTGCCGGAAACCTTGAAAAGGCAGAATATCAAAATGACCCAGTTTTCGGTTTCCAAATCCCGACCTCAGTTAATGGCGTTCCTTCAGAAGTTCTGATTCCACGAAATACATGGAAAGACAAAGAAGCTTACGACAAAAAAGCCAAAATCCTGGCTGAGATGTTTATCCATAACTTTGAACAGTTTAAAGATGAAGCAAGTGAAGAACTACTTGCTGCAGCTCCCAAAGCCGGATAA
- a CDS encoding T9SS type A sorting domain-containing protein, with product MKSAKNTPYNIEKIEGYYANNDTAGVFQEWLLEDKYTFSSNEGESGYSILNEYYDQEELDSQEKAVLMFDESGNLEFIYEYEYDDFDDEWTSDYRIAITYNEEGNIVQYTEDDLEMDEWVSNWKIEFVYNQDGTISYESESRNNNYGDQGVLRSVDENIIDEGVDSDEGYEDYFRDTYYGITLDQFLDMEEYWVDFFLWYDMEIKYEYKDSESGEYYIDEYRVLVDESENQKVFKWAWQPYNSETDTYADTLEYSTSRTVANYTDGKITNLLYEYEYEGQWRPDYKMEYTYGTGNTVSNETPDEIATAFSLHQNYPNPFNPSTKISFALPQATEVKLQVFDMLGRNVATLVNGRKAAGTHAVNFDAGNLSSGTYIYRIEAGNFTQTRKLMLIK from the coding sequence ATGAAATCAGCGAAGAATACTCCTTATAACATTGAAAAGATTGAAGGATATTATGCCAATAATGATACCGCTGGAGTCTTTCAGGAATGGCTACTGGAAGACAAATACACTTTTAGTTCTAATGAAGGTGAAAGCGGATATTCGATTTTAAATGAATACTATGACCAAGAGGAATTAGACTCTCAGGAAAAAGCCGTACTTATGTTTGACGAATCTGGAAATCTAGAGTTCATTTATGAGTATGAATATGATGATTTCGATGATGAATGGACTTCAGATTATCGAATAGCCATAACTTATAATGAAGAAGGTAATATAGTACAGTACACCGAAGATGACTTGGAAATGGATGAATGGGTTTCAAACTGGAAAATTGAATTCGTTTACAACCAAGATGGGACCATTAGTTATGAGAGCGAATCTCGAAATAATAATTATGGTGATCAAGGGGTTTTAAGAAGTGTAGATGAAAATATTATAGATGAAGGAGTAGATAGCGATGAAGGCTACGAAGATTATTTCAGAGACACTTACTATGGAATCACTTTGGATCAATTCCTGGATATGGAAGAATATTGGGTTGATTTCTTCCTCTGGTACGACATGGAAATTAAATATGAATATAAAGACAGTGAAAGCGGAGAATATTACATAGACGAATACAGGGTATTAGTTGATGAGTCAGAGAATCAGAAAGTTTTTAAGTGGGCATGGCAACCTTATAACTCTGAGACGGACACATATGCTGATACCCTCGAATATAGTACTAGCCGTACGGTTGCAAATTATACAGATGGGAAAATTACTAATCTGCTTTATGAATATGAATATGAGGGACAATGGAGACCTGATTATAAGATGGAATATACCTATGGAACTGGAAACACGGTCTCCAATGAAACCCCTGATGAAATAGCAACGGCTTTCAGCCTTCACCAAAACTACCCAAATCCCTTCAACCCAAGCACAAAAATTAGTTTTGCTTTGCCTCAAGCTACAGAAGTGAAACTTCAGGTATTTGACATGCTGGGCCGAAATGTAGCCACTTTAGTTAATGGACGAAAAGCAGCTGGCACTCATGCCGTTAACTTTGACGCTGGCAATTTATCATCTGGTACTTATATCTACCGAATTGAAGCGGGGAACTTCACCCAAACCCGCAAGCTGATGCTGATTAAGTAA
- the prfA gene encoding peptide chain release factor 1 — MEEKLKQIKSRFEEVNAAMSDPSVFDDPDKYTELTKERSDLEELVQDYDTWSDLKNRQKGNKELIEMNEDAEITEMAREENTEIKQQLADLEEEIKMKLIPKDPEDSKNAIIEVRAGTGGDEAAIFAGDLFEMYRRYADKQGWKMSIMSINHSEKGGYKEIVFQLEGNEVFGKMKYESGVHRVQRVPETESQGRVHTSAATVAVLPEVEEVDIDINMGDVRVDTFRASGAGGQHVNKTDSAIRLTHEPTGIVVECQEERSQHQNKEKAMTMLRAKMYDIELEQKQKERAAERKSQVSTGDRSAKIRTYNFPQGRFTDHRINLTLYDLDNIMKGGIDEAIEALRVQDNLEKLNALAEE; from the coding sequence ATAGAAGAAAAGCTAAAACAAATTAAATCAAGGTTCGAAGAAGTAAATGCGGCGATGAGCGATCCGTCCGTTTTTGACGATCCTGATAAATATACCGAGCTCACCAAAGAACGTAGCGACCTGGAGGAACTGGTTCAGGATTATGACACCTGGAGTGATCTGAAGAACCGGCAGAAGGGCAATAAAGAACTCATTGAGATGAATGAGGATGCCGAGATTACGGAAATGGCTCGCGAAGAGAATACAGAGATTAAGCAACAGCTGGCCGATCTGGAAGAGGAAATCAAGATGAAGCTGATTCCTAAAGATCCGGAGGATTCCAAGAACGCCATTATTGAGGTTAGAGCAGGTACAGGAGGCGATGAAGCCGCTATTTTCGCTGGAGATTTGTTTGAAATGTATCGCCGATATGCCGACAAGCAGGGCTGGAAGATGAGTATCATGAGTATCAATCACTCTGAGAAAGGCGGATATAAAGAAATTGTATTTCAGCTGGAAGGGAATGAAGTGTTTGGAAAGATGAAGTATGAAAGTGGTGTACATCGGGTACAGCGGGTGCCTGAAACCGAAAGTCAGGGCCGCGTTCACACCTCAGCTGCAACTGTAGCCGTTCTTCCGGAAGTTGAAGAAGTAGATATTGATATTAACATGGGAGATGTGCGGGTTGATACATTCCGTGCCAGTGGTGCTGGTGGACAGCACGTAAATAAGACGGATTCAGCTATTCGCCTGACTCATGAACCGACAGGTATTGTAGTTGAGTGTCAGGAAGAGCGCTCACAGCATCAAAACAAAGAAAAAGCCATGACCATGCTTCGGGCCAAGATGTATGATATTGAGCTGGAGCAAAAGCAAAAAGAGAGAGCGGCTGAACGTAAAAGTCAGGTTTCAACAGGCGACCGTTCTGCTAAAATTCGTACCTATAACTTTCCGCAGGGCAGGTTCACCGATCATCGCATCAATCTTACGCTTTATGATTTAGATAACATCATGAAAGGCGGAATTGACGAAGCTATAGAAGCACTTCGGGTTCAGGACAATCTGGAAAAACTAAACGCCTTAGCCGAAGAATAA